A stretch of Monomorium pharaonis isolate MP-MQ-018 chromosome 7, ASM1337386v2, whole genome shotgun sequence DNA encodes these proteins:
- the LOC105834874 gene encoding voltage-dependent calcium channel subunit alpha-2/delta-3 isoform X2 codes for MRPCFISIVVVLVLIEVPDRSDSISHNLVKGWAHKLGFELSQLGKFVTKVEKFEESYKTADVTPRDGNALVHEIAKDIKTMMESKISAIRRIMDVAETSALSSADVDPPESYEFVDAKNITKNIDVEYSHHFGGNVNLNMSAVHVPTNVYKRASEVIRAIKWSEALDRTFINNYEQDPSLSWQYFGSATGFMRQYPAMNWVMESVDLFDCRTRSWYIEAATSPKDILILMDTSGSMTGIRREIAKHVINNILDTLGNNDFVNIITFSNETKGVVPCFSDTLVQANLANIRELKRAISNLDTERIANFSLALTTAFELLETFRNEREGARCNQAIMLITDGVPYNYKEIFEAYNWKDNPDEPLKADMPVRIFTYLIGREVADVREVQWMACANRGYYVHLCTLAEVREEVLKYVPVMARPLVLGRTVHPTIWTPVYADVTDPKITDWLWERRECNEQRQRFLLYNRNKKYFNMEEQDRRFVRKQKRRHDQISDLQEYDLMTSVSMPVFDRRENANITRQVLVNEAYWVTETRETMIATLLGVAGTDVPIEEIRKLMIPHLLGVNGYAFIVTNNGFILIHPDLRPVFQGILKPAYNSVDMAEVELMDHHKGPREFDEGIIMLRNNVVNQKNGSATLYTKYHYDNMKRVGRVKRKYDYTGIMDTPFTVVVSLPEHDHTGNYRVHATEEIHRSHAKDYFAGSNWRVHPNWMYCKYHYEGEHRFNTSEMQLLHFLERTRLPGWKWIDMKQRSQPPEYSAASPSHSSHPNPYKADRNSYYCDRNLLLSLVYDAKVTEWFAQQNPPNPSTKESGPLARLMNQMPRKLFKQRFGVVLAFMATHSGLTRWQDFSPEEDMSLPEDHFSNLYPHAIDEVWYKRAVEQYYVNPDSFVFSVPIDDEGADNTTLVTASRAVFIGNDVKAPALVVGFQFQHTALQTLFQNITFNCDGNCHNKQTCSDDSLACYLIDNNGYIIAAEDETDAGKFFGEVRGPIMSRLVNDGVFEKIRIFDYQAVCFKSSQTNNAGNILLTPWKHFQKAVMWMIGHAAWAWAKMGIIESDDTEAYGMISDDESAIHDDYHETEDKLPPIDLKDGRSNFDSNIIINRTHPEVCDQEVYLYLLNASFESYDKDIDDCERRYMVQPVAHSNLLLVVVNTDCGDTKSPILSVKPEEVIYENNTLVCQKALLSLKRKRPQSCIRSHTRESEIKDQCGLATNARSNLFLLILLLMCTLVGRNTFLLD; via the exons ATGAGGCCCTGTTTCATATCTATCGTCGTCGTCCTGGTCCTGATTGAAGTACCCGACCGTAGCGACAGCATCTCTCATAATTT AGTGAAAGGATGGGCGCACAAGCTAGGCTTCGAGCTGTCGCAATTGGGCAAGTTTGTAACGAAGGTGGAGAAGTTCGAGGAGAGCTATAAAACGGCAGATGTCACGCCACGTGATGGAAATGCTCTTGTCCACGAAATCGCCAAGGATATCAAGACTATGATGGAATCCAAAATCTCAGCTATCAGA AGGATAATGGATGTAGCCGAAACGTCAGCGTTATCATCCGCTGATGTAGATCCGCCGGAAAGCTATGAGTTCGTCGATGCTAAAAACATCACGAAAAACATAGACGTTGAATATAGTCATCACTTTGGTGGCAATGTGAATCTCAACATGTCGGCAGTACATGTACCCACGAACGTGTACAAACGTGCATCGGAAGTCATCCGAGCGATTAAGTGGTCTGAAGCGCTCGACCGCACTTTCATTAACAATTATGAGCAGGATCCATCATTATCCTGGCAATACTTCGGTAGCGCGACTGGTTTCATGCGTCAATATCCTGCTATGAATTGGGTCATGGAATCAGTGGATCTGTTTGACTGTAGAACGAGGAGTTGGTACATTGAAGCGGCCACTAGCCCGAAAGATATTCTTATCCTGATGGACACATCCGGTAGTATGACTGGTATACGGCGGGAAATTGCCAAGCatgtgataaataatattctcgaTACTCTTGGTAACAATGACTTTGTCAACATCATTACATTCTCCAATGAGACTAAAGGG GTAGTGCCATGCTTCAGTGATACCCTGGTCCAGGCGAATCTGGCGAACATACGCGAGCTAAAGCGAGCCATTTCAAATCTTGATACAGAAAGGATCGCCAATTTCTCTCTGGCTCTAACAACTGCTTTTGAATTGCTGGAAACATTCCGGAATGAACGGGAAGGTGCTAGATGCAATCAGGCAATCATGCTGATCACCGATGGTGTACCATACAACTATAAGGAGATTTTTGAGGCATACAATTGGAAGGATAATCCAGACGAGCCGTTGAAGGCCGATATGCCCGTCAGAATATTTACCTATCTAATTGGCCGAGAAGTTGCAGATGTACGGGAGGTACAATGGATGGCTTGTGCTAATAGAGGATACTACGTACATCTGTGTACTCTGGCGGAAGTGAGAGAAGAG GTGTTGAAATATGTGCCGGTGATGGCGAGGCCCTTAGTACTGGGTCGCACGGTTCATCCAACTATCTGGACGCCCGTCTATGCTGATGTGACAGATCCGAAAATAACTGATTGGTTGTGGGAACGACGCGAATGTAACGAGCAGAGGCAGCGCTTCCTGCTCTACAATAGGAATAAGAAGTACTTTAACATGGAGGAACAGGATCGGCGGTTTGTGAGGAAGCAGAAACGACGGCATGATCAGATCAGTGATTTGCAGGAATACGATCTAATGACCTCGGTCAGCATGCCAGTGTTTGATCGACGTGAGAACGCG AACATCACAAGGCAGGTGCTGGTGAACGAAGCATACTGGGTGACAGAAACAAGAGAG ACAATGATCGCCACTCTTCTCGGTGTTGCTGGCACGGACGTACCAATCGAAGAAATCCGGAAATTGATGATTCCACACTTG CTTGGCGTCAACGGTTACGCTTTCATCGTGACTAACAATGGTTTCATCCTAATTCATCCCGATCTTCGACCAGTG tttcagGGTATTTTAAAGCCAGCATATAATAGCGTCGATATGGCAGAAGTTGAGTTAATGGATCACCATAAGGGCCCCAGAGAATTCGACGAAGGAATcattatg CTTCGCAACAATGTGGTGAATCAAAAGAATGGTAGCGCAACACTTTACACAAAATATCACTATGATAACATG AAACGAGTCGGCAGAGTAAAGAGAAAATACGATTATACGGGAATAATGGACACTCCATTCACAGTAGTAGTCAGTTTGCCTGAGCATGATCATACTGGAAATTACCGTGTACACGCTACCGAGGAAATACATCGATCTCATGCTAAAG ATTACTTCGCGGGTAGTAACTGGCGGGTGCATCCCAATTGGATGTATTGCAA GTATCACTACGAGGGTGAACATAGATTCAACACCTCGGAGATGCAGCTCCTACATTTTCTGGAGCGTACCCGCCTACCAGGCTGGAAGTGGATCGACATGAAGCAACGATCCCAACCGCCGGAATACTCCGCTGCGAGTCCCAGTCACAGCTCTCATC CTAATCCCTATAAGGCTGACAGAAATTCATACTATTGCGACAGGAATCTATTGCTCAGTTTGGTATATGATGCTAAGGTAACCGAATGGTTTGCCCAGCAAAACCCACCGAATCCCAGCACCAAGGAATCAGG ACCTTTAGCTAGGCTGATGAATCAGATGCCCAG GAAACTGTTCAAACAACGTTTTGGGGTGGTACTGGCGTTTATGGCCACACATAGTGGATTGACCAGATGGCAAGATTTTTCTCCAGAAGAGGATATGTCGCTACCGGAGGATCATTTCAGTAACCTGTATCCTCATGCCATTGACGAAGTGTGGTACAAACGAGCGGTTGAGCAGTATTACGTAAATCCGGACAGTTTCGTTTTTTCCGTACCAATCGATGACGAGGGTGCCGACAACACCACTCTAGTCACTGCTAGTCGTGCTGTATTTATCG gAAACGATGTAAAGGCGCCGGCCTTGGTGGTCGGCTTTCAGTTCCAGCATACTGCCTTGCAAACGCTTTTCcagaatataacatttaactGTGATGGTAATTGCCATAATAAGCAAACATGTAGCGACGACAGCTTGGCATGTTATCTCATTGACAATAACGGTTACATAATCGCCGCCGAGGATGAGACGGATGCCGGTAAATTTTTCGGCGAAGTTAGAGGTCCGATAATGAGCAGATTAGTCAACGATGgtgtttttgagaaaataagGATCTTCGATTATCAGGCGGTGTGTTTCAAGAGTTCGCAAACCAACAATGCCGGCAACATTCTTCTCACC CCATGGAAGCATTTTCAAAAAGCAGTTATGTGGATGATCGGTCATGCCGCTTGGGCTTGGGCGAAAATGGGCATAATAGAGTCCGATGACACGGAAGCATATGGTATGATAAGCGATGATGAATCAGCCATTCATGACGATTATCACGAGACTGAGGATAAACTTCCACCGATTGATCTAAAAGACGGGAGATCAAATTTtgattcaaatattataatcaacCGTACACACCCAGAAGTGTGCGATCAAGAG GTATACTTGTACCTTCTAAACGCCTCGTTTGAGTCATACGATAAGGACATAGATGATTGCGAACGACGATACATGGTTCAACCGGTAGCTCACAGCAATCTGCTACTGGTGGTGGTAAATACCGACTGTGGTGATACGAAGTCGCCGATATTGAGCGTCAAGCCCGAGGAAgtgatttatgaaaataacacGTTGGTCTGCCAAAAAGCGCTCCTCAGTTTAAAGCGGAAGCGACCACAATCCTGTATACGTTCGCATACTCGCGAGAGTGAGATCAAGGACCAATGCGGTTTGGCAACAAACGCAAGATCAAATTTATTCCTCTTGATATTGTTGCTAATGTGCACGCTGGTTGGAAGGAATACTTTCCTTCTCGACTAA
- the LOC105834874 gene encoding voltage-dependent calcium channel subunit alpha-2/delta-3 isoform X6, whose amino-acid sequence MMESKISAIRRIMDVAETSALSSADVDPPESYEFVDAKNITKNIDVEYSHHFGGNVNLNMSAVHVPTNVYKRASEVIRAIKWSEALDRTFINNYEQDPSLSWQYFGSATGFMRQYPAMNWVMESVDLFDCRTRSWYIEAATSPKDILILMDTSGSMTGIRREIAKHVINNILDTLGNNDFVNIITFSNETKGVVPCFSDTLVQANLANIRELKRAISNLDTERIANFSLALTTAFELLETFRNEREGARCNQAIMLITDGVPYNYKEIFEAYNWKDNPDEPLKADMPVRIFTYLIGREVADVREVQWMACANRGYYVHLCTLAEVREEVLKYVPVMARPLVLGRTVHPTIWTPVYADVTDPKITDWLWERRECNEQRQRFLLYNRNKKYFNMEEQDRRFVRKQKRRHDQISDLQEYDLMTSVSMPVFDRRENANITRQVLVNEAYWVTETRETMIATLLGVAGTDVPIEEIRKLMIPHLLGVNGYAFIVTNNGFILIHPDLRPVFQGILKPAYNSVDMAEVELMDHHKGPREFDEGIIMLRNNVVNQKNGSATLYTKYHYDNMKRVGRVKRKYDYTGIMDTPFTVVVSLPEHDHTGNYRVHATEEIHRSHAKGKNVTDYFAGSNWRVHPNWMYCKYHYEGEHRFNTSEMQLLHFLERTRLPGWKWIDMKQRSQPPEYSAASPSHSSHPNPYKADRNSYYCDRNLLLSLVYDAKVTEWFAQQNPPNPSTKESGPLARLMNQMPRKLFKQRFGVVLAFMATHSGLTRWQDFSPEEDMSLPEDHFSNLYPHAIDEVWYKRAVEQYYVNPDSFVFSVPIDDEGADNTTLVTASRAVFIGNDVKAPALVVGFQFQHTALQTLFQNITFNCDGNCHNKQTCSDDSLACYLIDNNGYIIAAEDETDAGKFFGEVRGPIMSRLVNDGVFEKIRIFDYQAVCFKSSQTNNAGNILLTPWKHFQKAVMWMIGHAAWAWAKMGIIESDDTEAYGMISDDESAIHDDYHETEDKLPPIDLKDGRSNFDSNIIINRTHPEVCDQEVYLYLLNASFESYDKDIDDCERRYMVQPVAHSNLLLVVVNTDCGDTKSPILSVKPEEVIYENNTLVCQKALLSLKRKRPQSCIRSHTRESEIKDQCGLATNARSNLFLLILLLMCTLVGRNTFLLD is encoded by the exons ATGATGGAATCCAAAATCTCAGCTATCAGA AGGATAATGGATGTAGCCGAAACGTCAGCGTTATCATCCGCTGATGTAGATCCGCCGGAAAGCTATGAGTTCGTCGATGCTAAAAACATCACGAAAAACATAGACGTTGAATATAGTCATCACTTTGGTGGCAATGTGAATCTCAACATGTCGGCAGTACATGTACCCACGAACGTGTACAAACGTGCATCGGAAGTCATCCGAGCGATTAAGTGGTCTGAAGCGCTCGACCGCACTTTCATTAACAATTATGAGCAGGATCCATCATTATCCTGGCAATACTTCGGTAGCGCGACTGGTTTCATGCGTCAATATCCTGCTATGAATTGGGTCATGGAATCAGTGGATCTGTTTGACTGTAGAACGAGGAGTTGGTACATTGAAGCGGCCACTAGCCCGAAAGATATTCTTATCCTGATGGACACATCCGGTAGTATGACTGGTATACGGCGGGAAATTGCCAAGCatgtgataaataatattctcgaTACTCTTGGTAACAATGACTTTGTCAACATCATTACATTCTCCAATGAGACTAAAGGG GTAGTGCCATGCTTCAGTGATACCCTGGTCCAGGCGAATCTGGCGAACATACGCGAGCTAAAGCGAGCCATTTCAAATCTTGATACAGAAAGGATCGCCAATTTCTCTCTGGCTCTAACAACTGCTTTTGAATTGCTGGAAACATTCCGGAATGAACGGGAAGGTGCTAGATGCAATCAGGCAATCATGCTGATCACCGATGGTGTACCATACAACTATAAGGAGATTTTTGAGGCATACAATTGGAAGGATAATCCAGACGAGCCGTTGAAGGCCGATATGCCCGTCAGAATATTTACCTATCTAATTGGCCGAGAAGTTGCAGATGTACGGGAGGTACAATGGATGGCTTGTGCTAATAGAGGATACTACGTACATCTGTGTACTCTGGCGGAAGTGAGAGAAGAG GTGTTGAAATATGTGCCGGTGATGGCGAGGCCCTTAGTACTGGGTCGCACGGTTCATCCAACTATCTGGACGCCCGTCTATGCTGATGTGACAGATCCGAAAATAACTGATTGGTTGTGGGAACGACGCGAATGTAACGAGCAGAGGCAGCGCTTCCTGCTCTACAATAGGAATAAGAAGTACTTTAACATGGAGGAACAGGATCGGCGGTTTGTGAGGAAGCAGAAACGACGGCATGATCAGATCAGTGATTTGCAGGAATACGATCTAATGACCTCGGTCAGCATGCCAGTGTTTGATCGACGTGAGAACGCG AACATCACAAGGCAGGTGCTGGTGAACGAAGCATACTGGGTGACAGAAACAAGAGAG ACAATGATCGCCACTCTTCTCGGTGTTGCTGGCACGGACGTACCAATCGAAGAAATCCGGAAATTGATGATTCCACACTTG CTTGGCGTCAACGGTTACGCTTTCATCGTGACTAACAATGGTTTCATCCTAATTCATCCCGATCTTCGACCAGTG tttcagGGTATTTTAAAGCCAGCATATAATAGCGTCGATATGGCAGAAGTTGAGTTAATGGATCACCATAAGGGCCCCAGAGAATTCGACGAAGGAATcattatg CTTCGCAACAATGTGGTGAATCAAAAGAATGGTAGCGCAACACTTTACACAAAATATCACTATGATAACATG AAACGAGTCGGCAGAGTAAAGAGAAAATACGATTATACGGGAATAATGGACACTCCATTCACAGTAGTAGTCAGTTTGCCTGAGCATGATCATACTGGAAATTACCGTGTACACGCTACCGAGGAAATACATCGATCTCATGCTAAAG GGAAAAACGTGACAGATTACTTCGCGGGTAGTAACTGGCGGGTGCATCCCAATTGGATGTATTGCAA GTATCACTACGAGGGTGAACATAGATTCAACACCTCGGAGATGCAGCTCCTACATTTTCTGGAGCGTACCCGCCTACCAGGCTGGAAGTGGATCGACATGAAGCAACGATCCCAACCGCCGGAATACTCCGCTGCGAGTCCCAGTCACAGCTCTCATC CTAATCCCTATAAGGCTGACAGAAATTCATACTATTGCGACAGGAATCTATTGCTCAGTTTGGTATATGATGCTAAGGTAACCGAATGGTTTGCCCAGCAAAACCCACCGAATCCCAGCACCAAGGAATCAGG ACCTTTAGCTAGGCTGATGAATCAGATGCCCAG GAAACTGTTCAAACAACGTTTTGGGGTGGTACTGGCGTTTATGGCCACACATAGTGGATTGACCAGATGGCAAGATTTTTCTCCAGAAGAGGATATGTCGCTACCGGAGGATCATTTCAGTAACCTGTATCCTCATGCCATTGACGAAGTGTGGTACAAACGAGCGGTTGAGCAGTATTACGTAAATCCGGACAGTTTCGTTTTTTCCGTACCAATCGATGACGAGGGTGCCGACAACACCACTCTAGTCACTGCTAGTCGTGCTGTATTTATCG gAAACGATGTAAAGGCGCCGGCCTTGGTGGTCGGCTTTCAGTTCCAGCATACTGCCTTGCAAACGCTTTTCcagaatataacatttaactGTGATGGTAATTGCCATAATAAGCAAACATGTAGCGACGACAGCTTGGCATGTTATCTCATTGACAATAACGGTTACATAATCGCCGCCGAGGATGAGACGGATGCCGGTAAATTTTTCGGCGAAGTTAGAGGTCCGATAATGAGCAGATTAGTCAACGATGgtgtttttgagaaaataagGATCTTCGATTATCAGGCGGTGTGTTTCAAGAGTTCGCAAACCAACAATGCCGGCAACATTCTTCTCACC CCATGGAAGCATTTTCAAAAAGCAGTTATGTGGATGATCGGTCATGCCGCTTGGGCTTGGGCGAAAATGGGCATAATAGAGTCCGATGACACGGAAGCATATGGTATGATAAGCGATGATGAATCAGCCATTCATGACGATTATCACGAGACTGAGGATAAACTTCCACCGATTGATCTAAAAGACGGGAGATCAAATTTtgattcaaatattataatcaacCGTACACACCCAGAAGTGTGCGATCAAGAG GTATACTTGTACCTTCTAAACGCCTCGTTTGAGTCATACGATAAGGACATAGATGATTGCGAACGACGATACATGGTTCAACCGGTAGCTCACAGCAATCTGCTACTGGTGGTGGTAAATACCGACTGTGGTGATACGAAGTCGCCGATATTGAGCGTCAAGCCCGAGGAAgtgatttatgaaaataacacGTTGGTCTGCCAAAAAGCGCTCCTCAGTTTAAAGCGGAAGCGACCACAATCCTGTATACGTTCGCATACTCGCGAGAGTGAGATCAAGGACCAATGCGGTTTGGCAACAAACGCAAGATCAAATTTATTCCTCTTGATATTGTTGCTAATGTGCACGCTGGTTGGAAGGAATACTTTCCTTCTCGACTAA
- the LOC105834874 gene encoding voltage-dependent calcium channel subunit alpha-2/delta-3 isoform X1, translated as MRPCFISIVVVLVLIEVPDRSDSISHNLVKGWAHKLGFELSQLGKFVTKVEKFEESYKTADVTPRDGNALVHEIAKDIKTMMESKISAIRRIMDVAETSALSSADVDPPESYEFVDAKNITKNIDVEYSHHFGGNVNLNMSAVHVPTNVYKRASEVIRAIKWSEALDRTFINNYEQDPSLSWQYFGSATGFMRQYPAMNWVMESVDLFDCRTRSWYIEAATSPKDILILMDTSGSMTGIRREIAKHVINNILDTLGNNDFVNIITFSNETKGVVPCFSDTLVQANLANIRELKRAISNLDTERIANFSLALTTAFELLETFRNEREGARCNQAIMLITDGVPYNYKEIFEAYNWKDNPDEPLKADMPVRIFTYLIGREVADVREVQWMACANRGYYVHLCTLAEVREEVLKYVPVMARPLVLGRTVHPTIWTPVYADVTDPKITDWLWERRECNEQRQRFLLYNRNKKYFNMEEQDRRFVRKQKRRHDQISDLQEYDLMTSVSMPVFDRRENANITRQVLVNEAYWVTETRETMIATLLGVAGTDVPIEEIRKLMIPHLLGVNGYAFIVTNNGFILIHPDLRPVFQGILKPAYNSVDMAEVELMDHHKGPREFDEGIIMLRNNVVNQKNGSATLYTKYHYDNMKRVGRVKRKYDYTGIMDTPFTVVVSLPEHDHTGNYRVHATEEIHRSHAKGKNVTDYFAGSNWRVHPNWMYCKYHYEGEHRFNTSEMQLLHFLERTRLPGWKWIDMKQRSQPPEYSAASPSHSSHPNPYKADRNSYYCDRNLLLSLVYDAKVTEWFAQQNPPNPSTKESGPLARLMNQMPRKLFKQRFGVVLAFMATHSGLTRWQDFSPEEDMSLPEDHFSNLYPHAIDEVWYKRAVEQYYVNPDSFVFSVPIDDEGADNTTLVTASRAVFIGNDVKAPALVVGFQFQHTALQTLFQNITFNCDGNCHNKQTCSDDSLACYLIDNNGYIIAAEDETDAGKFFGEVRGPIMSRLVNDGVFEKIRIFDYQAVCFKSSQTNNAGNILLTPWKHFQKAVMWMIGHAAWAWAKMGIIESDDTEAYGMISDDESAIHDDYHETEDKLPPIDLKDGRSNFDSNIIINRTHPEVCDQEVYLYLLNASFESYDKDIDDCERRYMVQPVAHSNLLLVVVNTDCGDTKSPILSVKPEEVIYENNTLVCQKALLSLKRKRPQSCIRSHTRESEIKDQCGLATNARSNLFLLILLLMCTLVGRNTFLLD; from the exons ATGAGGCCCTGTTTCATATCTATCGTCGTCGTCCTGGTCCTGATTGAAGTACCCGACCGTAGCGACAGCATCTCTCATAATTT AGTGAAAGGATGGGCGCACAAGCTAGGCTTCGAGCTGTCGCAATTGGGCAAGTTTGTAACGAAGGTGGAGAAGTTCGAGGAGAGCTATAAAACGGCAGATGTCACGCCACGTGATGGAAATGCTCTTGTCCACGAAATCGCCAAGGATATCAAGACTATGATGGAATCCAAAATCTCAGCTATCAGA AGGATAATGGATGTAGCCGAAACGTCAGCGTTATCATCCGCTGATGTAGATCCGCCGGAAAGCTATGAGTTCGTCGATGCTAAAAACATCACGAAAAACATAGACGTTGAATATAGTCATCACTTTGGTGGCAATGTGAATCTCAACATGTCGGCAGTACATGTACCCACGAACGTGTACAAACGTGCATCGGAAGTCATCCGAGCGATTAAGTGGTCTGAAGCGCTCGACCGCACTTTCATTAACAATTATGAGCAGGATCCATCATTATCCTGGCAATACTTCGGTAGCGCGACTGGTTTCATGCGTCAATATCCTGCTATGAATTGGGTCATGGAATCAGTGGATCTGTTTGACTGTAGAACGAGGAGTTGGTACATTGAAGCGGCCACTAGCCCGAAAGATATTCTTATCCTGATGGACACATCCGGTAGTATGACTGGTATACGGCGGGAAATTGCCAAGCatgtgataaataatattctcgaTACTCTTGGTAACAATGACTTTGTCAACATCATTACATTCTCCAATGAGACTAAAGGG GTAGTGCCATGCTTCAGTGATACCCTGGTCCAGGCGAATCTGGCGAACATACGCGAGCTAAAGCGAGCCATTTCAAATCTTGATACAGAAAGGATCGCCAATTTCTCTCTGGCTCTAACAACTGCTTTTGAATTGCTGGAAACATTCCGGAATGAACGGGAAGGTGCTAGATGCAATCAGGCAATCATGCTGATCACCGATGGTGTACCATACAACTATAAGGAGATTTTTGAGGCATACAATTGGAAGGATAATCCAGACGAGCCGTTGAAGGCCGATATGCCCGTCAGAATATTTACCTATCTAATTGGCCGAGAAGTTGCAGATGTACGGGAGGTACAATGGATGGCTTGTGCTAATAGAGGATACTACGTACATCTGTGTACTCTGGCGGAAGTGAGAGAAGAG GTGTTGAAATATGTGCCGGTGATGGCGAGGCCCTTAGTACTGGGTCGCACGGTTCATCCAACTATCTGGACGCCCGTCTATGCTGATGTGACAGATCCGAAAATAACTGATTGGTTGTGGGAACGACGCGAATGTAACGAGCAGAGGCAGCGCTTCCTGCTCTACAATAGGAATAAGAAGTACTTTAACATGGAGGAACAGGATCGGCGGTTTGTGAGGAAGCAGAAACGACGGCATGATCAGATCAGTGATTTGCAGGAATACGATCTAATGACCTCGGTCAGCATGCCAGTGTTTGATCGACGTGAGAACGCG AACATCACAAGGCAGGTGCTGGTGAACGAAGCATACTGGGTGACAGAAACAAGAGAG ACAATGATCGCCACTCTTCTCGGTGTTGCTGGCACGGACGTACCAATCGAAGAAATCCGGAAATTGATGATTCCACACTTG CTTGGCGTCAACGGTTACGCTTTCATCGTGACTAACAATGGTTTCATCCTAATTCATCCCGATCTTCGACCAGTG tttcagGGTATTTTAAAGCCAGCATATAATAGCGTCGATATGGCAGAAGTTGAGTTAATGGATCACCATAAGGGCCCCAGAGAATTCGACGAAGGAATcattatg CTTCGCAACAATGTGGTGAATCAAAAGAATGGTAGCGCAACACTTTACACAAAATATCACTATGATAACATG AAACGAGTCGGCAGAGTAAAGAGAAAATACGATTATACGGGAATAATGGACACTCCATTCACAGTAGTAGTCAGTTTGCCTGAGCATGATCATACTGGAAATTACCGTGTACACGCTACCGAGGAAATACATCGATCTCATGCTAAAG GGAAAAACGTGACAGATTACTTCGCGGGTAGTAACTGGCGGGTGCATCCCAATTGGATGTATTGCAA GTATCACTACGAGGGTGAACATAGATTCAACACCTCGGAGATGCAGCTCCTACATTTTCTGGAGCGTACCCGCCTACCAGGCTGGAAGTGGATCGACATGAAGCAACGATCCCAACCGCCGGAATACTCCGCTGCGAGTCCCAGTCACAGCTCTCATC CTAATCCCTATAAGGCTGACAGAAATTCATACTATTGCGACAGGAATCTATTGCTCAGTTTGGTATATGATGCTAAGGTAACCGAATGGTTTGCCCAGCAAAACCCACCGAATCCCAGCACCAAGGAATCAGG ACCTTTAGCTAGGCTGATGAATCAGATGCCCAG GAAACTGTTCAAACAACGTTTTGGGGTGGTACTGGCGTTTATGGCCACACATAGTGGATTGACCAGATGGCAAGATTTTTCTCCAGAAGAGGATATGTCGCTACCGGAGGATCATTTCAGTAACCTGTATCCTCATGCCATTGACGAAGTGTGGTACAAACGAGCGGTTGAGCAGTATTACGTAAATCCGGACAGTTTCGTTTTTTCCGTACCAATCGATGACGAGGGTGCCGACAACACCACTCTAGTCACTGCTAGTCGTGCTGTATTTATCG gAAACGATGTAAAGGCGCCGGCCTTGGTGGTCGGCTTTCAGTTCCAGCATACTGCCTTGCAAACGCTTTTCcagaatataacatttaactGTGATGGTAATTGCCATAATAAGCAAACATGTAGCGACGACAGCTTGGCATGTTATCTCATTGACAATAACGGTTACATAATCGCCGCCGAGGATGAGACGGATGCCGGTAAATTTTTCGGCGAAGTTAGAGGTCCGATAATGAGCAGATTAGTCAACGATGgtgtttttgagaaaataagGATCTTCGATTATCAGGCGGTGTGTTTCAAGAGTTCGCAAACCAACAATGCCGGCAACATTCTTCTCACC CCATGGAAGCATTTTCAAAAAGCAGTTATGTGGATGATCGGTCATGCCGCTTGGGCTTGGGCGAAAATGGGCATAATAGAGTCCGATGACACGGAAGCATATGGTATGATAAGCGATGATGAATCAGCCATTCATGACGATTATCACGAGACTGAGGATAAACTTCCACCGATTGATCTAAAAGACGGGAGATCAAATTTtgattcaaatattataatcaacCGTACACACCCAGAAGTGTGCGATCAAGAG GTATACTTGTACCTTCTAAACGCCTCGTTTGAGTCATACGATAAGGACATAGATGATTGCGAACGACGATACATGGTTCAACCGGTAGCTCACAGCAATCTGCTACTGGTGGTGGTAAATACCGACTGTGGTGATACGAAGTCGCCGATATTGAGCGTCAAGCCCGAGGAAgtgatttatgaaaataacacGTTGGTCTGCCAAAAAGCGCTCCTCAGTTTAAAGCGGAAGCGACCACAATCCTGTATACGTTCGCATACTCGCGAGAGTGAGATCAAGGACCAATGCGGTTTGGCAACAAACGCAAGATCAAATTTATTCCTCTTGATATTGTTGCTAATGTGCACGCTGGTTGGAAGGAATACTTTCCTTCTCGACTAA